A single region of the Streptomyces sp. NBC_00236 genome encodes:
- a CDS encoding lipase maturation factor family protein yields MDWFTADGYWLGRLLFQKALAVIYLAAFLTAALQFRALIGERGMLPAPEVLRRTDWRTAPGLFRLHYSDRFFALVAWFGCALAVALLAGTDRFVPLWGAMVLWALPWALYLSIVQVGGTWYGFGWESLLLETGFLAVFLGNAHTAPPVLVLWLLRWVLFRVEFGAGLIKIRGDACWRKLTCLYFHHETQPMPGPLSWFFHHLPRPVHRAEVAANHVTQLLVPVLLFTPQPVASAAALLMVLTQLWLVLSGNFAWLNWLTIALALSAVDWSPVTEPPAQAGAPLWYEVVVIAVTALVVVLSYRPARNLLSRRQIMNRSFDPLHLVNTYGAFGSISRVRMEVVVEGTDEAVIRPGTVWREYGFRGKPGDPRRLPRQFAPYHLRLDWMMWFAALSPAYARPWFGPFVERLLDNDRDTLRLLRHNPFPGAPPAHVRARVYRYRYTTWRELRDTGCWWHRTYVREFLHPTPPGPATGRPRGNAATS; encoded by the coding sequence ATGGACTGGTTCACCGCAGACGGGTACTGGCTCGGCCGGCTCCTCTTCCAGAAGGCCCTGGCCGTCATCTATCTGGCCGCCTTCCTCACCGCCGCGCTCCAGTTCCGGGCGCTGATCGGCGAGCGCGGCATGCTGCCCGCCCCCGAGGTCCTGCGCCGGACGGACTGGCGCACCGCCCCGGGCCTGTTCCGCCTGCACTACTCCGACCGGTTCTTCGCCCTGGTCGCCTGGTTCGGCTGTGCGCTCGCCGTCGCGCTGCTCGCGGGTACGGACCGTTTCGTACCCCTGTGGGGGGCCATGGTCCTGTGGGCCCTGCCCTGGGCGCTGTATCTGTCGATCGTGCAGGTCGGTGGTACGTGGTACGGCTTCGGCTGGGAGTCGTTGCTCCTGGAGACGGGGTTCCTCGCCGTCTTCCTCGGCAACGCGCACACGGCGCCGCCGGTGCTCGTGCTGTGGCTGCTGCGCTGGGTGCTGTTCCGGGTGGAGTTCGGCGCGGGACTGATCAAGATCCGCGGCGACGCGTGCTGGCGCAAGCTGACGTGCCTGTACTTCCACCACGAGACCCAGCCGATGCCGGGCCCGCTGAGCTGGTTCTTCCACCACCTCCCCCGCCCCGTGCACCGGGCCGAGGTGGCGGCCAACCATGTGACGCAGCTCCTCGTGCCGGTGCTGCTCTTCACCCCGCAGCCGGTGGCGAGCGCGGCGGCGCTGCTGATGGTCCTCACGCAGCTCTGGCTCGTGCTGTCGGGCAACTTCGCCTGGCTCAACTGGCTGACGATCGCCCTCGCCCTGTCGGCCGTGGACTGGTCCCCGGTCACCGAGCCGCCCGCGCAGGCCGGTGCGCCGCTCTGGTACGAGGTGGTGGTCATCGCCGTCACGGCCCTGGTCGTGGTCCTCAGCTATCGCCCGGCCCGCAACCTCCTGTCGCGCCGGCAGATCATGAACCGGTCCTTCGACCCGCTGCACCTGGTCAACACGTACGGCGCCTTCGGCAGCATCAGCCGCGTCCGGATGGAGGTGGTGGTCGAGGGCACCGACGAGGCGGTGATCCGCCCGGGGACGGTCTGGCGGGAGTACGGCTTCCGGGGCAAGCCGGGCGATCCGCGCCGGCTGCCGCGCCAGTTCGCCCCGTACCATCTGCGGCTCGACTGGATGATGTGGTTCGCGGCGCTCTCGCCCGCGTACGCCCGCCCCTGGTTCGGGCCGTTCGTGGAGCGGCTGCTGGACAACGACCGGGACACGCTGCGGCTGCTGCGCCACAACCCGTTCCCGGGTGCGCCGCCGGCACACGTCCGCGCCAGGGTGTACCGCTACCGGTACACGACCTGGCGCGAACTGCGGGACACCGGGTGCTGGTGGCACCGCACCTATGTACGGGAGTTCCTGCACCCGACCCCGCCGGGCCCGGCTACCGGCCGCCCTCGCGGGAACGCAGCAACGAGCTGA
- a CDS encoding DUF1990 family protein: MSTLTYPEAGSTRLGPLPDGYHHLHHRTRIGHGRADFEAAGAAITEFRMHRVSGTRVRASAPRAEPGASVRVALGAGPFRLTAPCRVVWAEYGPERIGFAYGTLPRHPECGEECFVAELADDGTVTFTVMAFSRPARWYTRIAGPFVPVAQRWYARRLGRTLRRIVREGHAPQE, translated from the coding sequence ATGAGCACCCTCACGTATCCGGAGGCGGGCAGCACCCGGCTCGGCCCACTCCCCGACGGCTACCACCATCTGCACCACCGCACCCGGATCGGACACGGTCGTGCCGACTTCGAGGCCGCGGGCGCCGCGATCACCGAATTCCGTATGCACCGCGTCTCCGGGACGCGGGTCAGGGCCTCCGCGCCACGCGCCGAGCCCGGTGCCTCCGTTCGGGTGGCGCTGGGGGCCGGCCCGTTCCGGTTGACCGCGCCGTGCCGCGTCGTCTGGGCCGAGTACGGTCCCGAACGCATCGGATTCGCGTACGGAACGCTCCCCCGCCACCCCGAGTGCGGCGAGGAGTGCTTCGTGGCCGAGCTCGCGGACGACGGCACGGTCACGTTCACCGTGATGGCGTTCAGCCGGCCCGCACGCTGGTACACCCGCATCGCCGGACCGTTCGTGCCGGTGGCGCAGCGGTGGTACGCGCGCCGGCTCGGCCGCACGCTGCGCCGGATCGTCAGGGAGGGACACGCACCACAGGAGTGA
- a CDS encoding YndJ family protein, whose amino-acid sequence MSVLVGLIVMLGMLVIVPSGLRLADAPDLDRIRRLWLVFAVPGAVALWLPRGPLATVLALGYGLGAVLLALHAPARIVRRPGPLLSWRTAPAEIALLTALSAPAVSAVALVAERSGRPLFGFGLGILALTVPHFHFAGFAAALVAGLVGRVVDSAAGRFAALSVPLGTLLVLTGYFIGDWAELAGAVVLTAGMWTVALLTWRTVRPAARDRTTGLLLAASAAVLAATMALALSWALGEATGLPHPTLTWMAATHGVGNALGFALCSVLAWQRLNPRSAHEETREGTHEGRTA is encoded by the coding sequence GTGTCGGTCCTGGTGGGTCTGATCGTGATGCTGGGCATGCTGGTGATCGTGCCCTCCGGACTGCGGCTGGCGGATGCCCCCGACCTGGACCGGATACGGCGGCTGTGGCTGGTCTTCGCCGTGCCGGGTGCCGTTGCCCTCTGGCTGCCGCGCGGCCCCCTGGCCACCGTCCTGGCCCTCGGGTACGGACTGGGCGCCGTACTCCTCGCCCTGCATGCCCCGGCCCGAATCGTCCGGCGCCCCGGTCCGCTGCTGTCATGGCGCACAGCACCCGCCGAGATCGCCCTGCTCACTGCCCTGTCGGCCCCGGCCGTCTCCGCCGTCGCGCTGGTCGCCGAGCGCTCGGGGCGTCCGCTGTTCGGCTTCGGCCTCGGAATCCTGGCGCTGACCGTGCCGCACTTCCACTTCGCCGGATTCGCCGCCGCTCTGGTCGCCGGACTGGTCGGCCGCGTGGTCGACAGCGCGGCGGGGCGGTTCGCGGCGCTGAGCGTTCCGCTGGGCACCCTGCTCGTCCTGACCGGCTACTTCATCGGCGACTGGGCCGAACTCGCGGGGGCAGTGGTCCTGACAGCAGGCATGTGGACCGTCGCTCTCCTGACCTGGCGCACGGTCAGGCCCGCGGCCCGCGACCGGACCACCGGGCTGCTGCTCGCCGCCTCGGCCGCCGTGCTCGCGGCGACCATGGCGCTGGCACTGAGCTGGGCCCTGGGCGAGGCCACCGGCCTCCCGCACCCCACTCTGACCTGGATGGCCGCCACCCACGGCGTGGGCAACGCGCTGGGCTTCGCGCTCTGCTCGGTGCTCGCCTGGCAACGCCTGAACCCCCGTTCCGCCCATGAAGAAACCCGCGAAGGAACCCACGAAGGAAGGACCGCATGA
- a CDS encoding DUF6777 domain-containing protein gives MHAPTRMRRAVLAVLSTGILVTAGCAREAGGGGPGTEGTADAGEVLLQPAAAQGPDPFTRSTVDPAGAAPAVPRTTPPGTPPPGDGTPRTLPGSTPGLYGGTRSVASCDVGQQIRFLAADPVREAAFAQAAGVPRAGVPDFLRGLTPVVLRADTRVGNHGFRTGSTTTFQSVLQAGTAVMVDGHGLPRVRCACGNPLSRPAGGGDVEGGRGEKWAGYDPARTVVVAPAPKAVADLVIVDADHNSWMAREVGDEGARDRTPEVPPPYAPGTDITRPLPDPPPARSKEPKPPTKPIPSRSTPGPGDCPTPVAPTPPGEAVAATKEPTGAPVRVPTNCPTPTGLPSDGPTEGYPELPTDEPTGAPADPDEPPQDLVPPMTDEPQTSIRLPWQDDTEASVDG, from the coding sequence GTGCACGCACCGACACGCATGCGCCGCGCCGTGCTCGCCGTACTGTCCACCGGCATCCTCGTCACCGCGGGCTGCGCCCGGGAGGCCGGGGGCGGCGGACCCGGCACCGAAGGGACGGCGGACGCCGGCGAGGTGCTCCTCCAGCCGGCCGCCGCGCAGGGGCCCGACCCCTTCACCAGGTCCACGGTGGACCCGGCCGGCGCCGCGCCGGCCGTGCCCCGCACGACCCCGCCCGGGACACCCCCGCCCGGCGACGGAACGCCGCGCACCCTCCCCGGTTCGACCCCCGGCCTCTACGGCGGCACCCGCTCGGTTGCCTCCTGCGACGTCGGACAGCAGATCCGCTTCCTCGCGGCCGACCCGGTCAGGGAAGCGGCCTTCGCGCAGGCTGCGGGCGTGCCCCGGGCCGGTGTTCCGGACTTTCTGCGCGGCCTGACCCCCGTGGTCCTGCGCGCCGACACCCGGGTGGGCAACCACGGCTTCCGTACGGGTTCGACCACCACGTTCCAGTCCGTGCTCCAGGCCGGAACCGCTGTGATGGTGGACGGTCATGGCCTCCCGCGCGTCCGCTGCGCCTGCGGCAACCCGCTGAGCCGGCCCGCCGGCGGGGGAGACGTGGAGGGCGGGCGGGGCGAGAAGTGGGCGGGGTACGACCCGGCGAGGACCGTCGTCGTCGCACCCGCCCCGAAGGCGGTTGCGGACCTGGTCATCGTGGACGCCGACCACAACAGCTGGATGGCGCGTGAGGTCGGGGACGAGGGTGCTCGTGACCGCACCCCCGAAGTGCCGCCGCCCTACGCCCCCGGCACCGACATCACCCGCCCGCTGCCCGACCCGCCTCCGGCGAGGTCCAAGGAGCCGAAGCCGCCGACGAAGCCGATCCCGTCGCGCTCCACCCCCGGGCCCGGGGACTGCCCGACACCCGTTGCCCCGACCCCGCCGGGCGAGGCGGTCGCGGCGACGAAGGAGCCGACCGGTGCGCCGGTGCGGGTGCCGACGAACTGCCCGACGCCGACCGGCCTCCCGTCCGACGGCCCGACCGAGGGGTACCCGGAGCTCCCGACGGACGAGCCGACCGGTGCCCCCGCCGACCCGGACGAGCCGCCGCAGGACCTGGTGCCGCCCATGACCGACGAGCCCCAGACCTCCATCCGACTTCCGTGGCAGGACGACACGGAAGCATCCGTCGACGGTTGA
- a CDS encoding DUF1254 domain-containing protein gives MSKLADDLRTLSREAYWYLYPLVTMDISRRQAAALPAGVKPAFGPPNRFHHMRAFPTADFRAVVRPNFDTLYSSAWVDLTAGPVRLSVADTGDRYFLLPMLDMWTDVFAVPGKRTTGTGAQEYLIVGPGWTGRPPADAQVIHAPTPHAWIIGRTQTNGPADYQAVHAVQDGFRLTPLTPVEHRPDPGVDTDTEPLSLVNGLTGVDFFARAAEALRVNEPHPTDFSVLARIAGLGIIPGQAFDAEAFTAAQQAEISAGTEEALRQMHAARSRLGAQHNGWASVLQTIGVYGNAYFRRAVVTLVGLGANPPEDAVYPLLTADADGEPLTGERDYVLHFEADRLPPVAAFWSLTMYDAEGFQAPNELDRFALGDRDPLDYNPDGSLDIHISHTDPGPDRRTNWLPAPLGPLGITLRLYAPHRQALDGHWTPPPVRRG, from the coding sequence ATGAGCAAGCTGGCTGATGACCTTCGGACACTGAGCCGCGAGGCGTACTGGTACCTCTATCCGCTGGTGACGATGGACATCTCCAGGCGGCAGGCCGCTGCCCTGCCGGCCGGCGTGAAGCCCGCGTTCGGGCCGCCGAACCGGTTCCATCACATGCGCGCGTTCCCGACGGCGGATTTCCGCGCCGTGGTACGGCCGAACTTCGACACCCTTTACTCCAGCGCCTGGGTGGACCTGACGGCGGGGCCCGTCCGCCTGTCCGTCGCCGACACCGGCGACCGGTACTTCCTGTTGCCGATGCTGGACATGTGGACCGATGTCTTCGCCGTGCCGGGCAAACGCACCACCGGCACCGGAGCACAGGAGTACCTGATCGTCGGTCCCGGATGGACCGGCCGGCCCCCCGCGGACGCCCAGGTGATCCACGCACCGACACCGCACGCGTGGATCATCGGCCGTACCCAGACCAACGGCCCGGCCGACTACCAGGCGGTCCACGCCGTCCAGGACGGCTTCCGCCTCACACCGCTGACGCCGGTGGAGCACCGGCCCGACCCCGGCGTGGACACGGACACCGAACCCCTCAGCCTGGTCAACGGGCTCACCGGCGTCGACTTCTTCGCCCGGGCCGCCGAGGCCCTGCGCGTGAACGAACCGCACCCTACCGACTTCTCGGTGCTGGCCCGCATCGCCGGCCTCGGCATCATCCCCGGACAGGCCTTCGACGCGGAAGCCTTCACGGCGGCCCAGCAGGCCGAGATCTCGGCCGGTACCGAGGAAGCCCTGCGACAGATGCACGCTGCCCGGTCGCGGCTCGGCGCCCAGCACAACGGCTGGGCCAGTGTCCTCCAGACCATCGGCGTCTACGGCAACGCCTACTTCCGGCGTGCCGTGGTCACCCTGGTCGGCCTCGGCGCCAACCCGCCCGAGGACGCCGTATACCCGCTGCTCACCGCCGACGCCGACGGCGAGCCGCTCACGGGTGAGCGCGATTACGTCCTGCACTTCGAGGCCGACCGCCTCCCGCCGGTCGCCGCGTTCTGGTCGCTCACCATGTACGACGCCGAGGGCTTCCAGGCCCCCAACGAACTCGACCGCTTCGCCCTCGGCGACCGCGACCCGCTGGACTACAACCCCGACGGGTCTCTGGACATCCACATCAGCCACACCGATCCCGGCCCCGACCGCCGGACCAACTGGCTTCCCGCCCCGCTCGGGCCCCTCGGCATCACACTGCGCCTGTACGCACCCCACCGTCAGGCCCTCGACGGCCACTGGACGCCGCCGCCCGTTCGCAGGGGCTGA
- a CDS encoding carotenoid oxygenase family protein — MAAHAQQAFDPARVVHLSGRFAPVTDEVDEAELQVTGELPDELDGLFLRNGPNPRFSPIGSFLYPIDGDGMLHGVWISGGQARYRNRFVRTPAVLAEERAGRALWGGIESMIMPQVPDVEPELAGTFRDLPDINVVRHAGRLLALAESDCPFLITPELETAGKETFGGALPAGITAHPKIDPLTGEMLVFCYGLEPPYLTWSAIAPDGSVARGPTTIDGLDEPMMIHDMALTASFLVIALAPVFFDIAAAMSGGSMIDWRPERGTRVALVPRDGGPVRWASDEAFWLWHTVNAYDTGPEGSDVVLDYVQWSRLSMGAPDPAQAPNTAGLVRAVIDPVAGTMRRTMLDDARMELPRTDDRLIGRRHQQLAVASDSGNPDLLPGEFDALRWYDGRDTSGTSTVWRAGDLSVGEPVFAPSPGTAPGEGGHWMTYATDRTDDTSWLLVIPAEDPASGPVARVRIPVRVPLGLHGNWLPTQE; from the coding sequence ATGGCCGCACACGCCCAGCAGGCCTTCGACCCGGCCCGCGTCGTCCATCTCTCCGGCCGTTTCGCCCCGGTGACCGACGAGGTGGACGAGGCGGAGCTCCAGGTGACGGGCGAACTGCCCGACGAGCTCGACGGGCTTTTCCTGCGCAACGGTCCCAACCCCCGCTTCAGCCCCATCGGTTCGTTCCTCTACCCGATCGACGGGGACGGAATGCTGCACGGGGTGTGGATCTCCGGCGGTCAGGCCCGGTACCGCAACCGTTTCGTCCGCACACCCGCCGTGCTGGCCGAGGAACGTGCGGGGCGGGCGCTGTGGGGTGGGATCGAATCAATGATCATGCCTCAGGTCCCGGACGTGGAACCGGAGTTGGCCGGTACGTTCCGCGATCTTCCGGACATCAATGTGGTCCGCCACGCGGGACGGCTGCTGGCACTCGCGGAATCTGACTGCCCCTTCCTGATCACGCCGGAACTGGAGACGGCCGGAAAGGAGACGTTCGGCGGGGCACTGCCGGCCGGCATCACCGCCCACCCGAAGATCGACCCGCTCACCGGCGAGATGCTGGTCTTCTGCTACGGCCTGGAACCCCCGTACCTCACCTGGTCGGCCATCGCCCCCGATGGCTCCGTCGCCCGCGGTCCCACGACGATCGACGGACTCGACGAACCGATGATGATCCACGACATGGCCCTCACCGCCAGTTTCCTGGTGATCGCGCTGGCGCCGGTGTTCTTCGACATCGCCGCCGCGATGAGCGGTGGATCCATGATCGACTGGCGGCCGGAGCGCGGCACCCGCGTGGCCCTGGTCCCCCGCGACGGCGGCCCTGTGCGATGGGCTTCGGACGAGGCCTTCTGGCTGTGGCACACGGTCAACGCGTACGACACCGGGCCCGAGGGCAGTGATGTGGTGCTGGACTACGTGCAGTGGTCCCGCCTGTCCATGGGCGCGCCGGACCCCGCACAGGCGCCCAACACCGCCGGTCTGGTGCGCGCGGTCATCGATCCCGTCGCCGGCACGATGCGCCGGACGATGCTGGACGACGCCAGAATGGAACTTCCCCGTACCGACGACCGCTTGATCGGCCGGCGTCACCAACAGCTCGCCGTAGCCTCCGATTCCGGGAACCCGGATCTGCTCCCGGGCGAGTTCGACGCGCTGCGCTGGTACGACGGAAGGGACACGTCGGGTACGAGCACGGTGTGGCGGGCCGGGGATCTGTCCGTCGGCGAACCGGTCTTCGCCCCCTCGCCCGGCACCGCGCCGGGCGAGGGCGGCCACTGGATGACGTACGCCACCGACCGTACCGACGACACCAGTTGGCTGCTCGTCATCCCCGCCGAGGATCCCGCCTCCGGCCCGGTCGCCCGGGTGCGGATCCCGGTAAGGGTCCCGCTGGGGCTGCACGGCAACTGGCTGCCGACACAGGAATGA
- a CDS encoding FAD-dependent oxidoreductase, whose protein sequence is MTRPVRVAIVGAGPAGIYAADALLKSDAATDPGVSIDLFERMPAPFGLIRYGVAPDHPRIKGIVQALHQVLDKPQIRLFGNVDYPNDIGLDELRTFYDAVIFSTGADADRALDIPGSDLDGSHGAAEFVSWYDGHPDVARTWPLEAEKVAVLGVGNVALDVARILAKTADELLPTEIPANVYDGLKANKALEVHVFGRRGPAQAKFSPMELRELDHSPNIEVIVNPEDIDYDAGSIETRRGNKQANMVASTLENWAIRDVGDRPHKLFLHFFESPVEILGEDGSVVGLRTERTELDGTGNVKGTGQFKDWDVQSVYRAVGYYSQELPKLPFDVASGTVPHAAGRVLAGGEPMESVYVTGWIKRGPIGLIGHTKGDANETVACLLEDHTTGRLPAPAQPEPGAVTEFLESRGVRYTTREGWYRLDAHERALGEPQGRERVKVVEREAMLDASEPGN, encoded by the coding sequence ATGACACGCCCCGTCCGCGTAGCCATCGTCGGTGCCGGCCCCGCCGGAATCTACGCAGCGGACGCGCTGCTCAAATCCGATGCCGCCACCGACCCGGGCGTCTCCATCGACCTGTTCGAGCGGATGCCCGCCCCCTTCGGCCTGATCCGTTACGGCGTGGCTCCGGACCACCCGCGGATCAAGGGCATCGTGCAGGCGCTGCACCAGGTCCTGGACAAGCCCCAGATCCGCCTCTTCGGGAACGTCGACTACCCGAACGACATCGGCCTGGACGAGCTGCGGACCTTCTACGACGCGGTGATCTTCTCCACCGGCGCCGACGCGGACCGCGCCCTCGACATACCGGGGAGTGACCTGGACGGCTCGCACGGTGCCGCCGAGTTCGTCTCCTGGTACGACGGTCACCCGGACGTGGCGCGCACCTGGCCGCTGGAGGCCGAGAAGGTCGCCGTCCTGGGTGTCGGCAACGTGGCCCTTGACGTCGCCCGCATCCTCGCCAAGACCGCCGACGAGCTGCTGCCGACCGAGATCCCCGCCAACGTCTACGACGGCCTGAAGGCCAACAAGGCGCTGGAGGTGCACGTCTTCGGGCGGCGCGGTCCCGCTCAGGCCAAGTTCAGCCCGATGGAGCTGCGGGAGCTGGACCACTCGCCGAACATCGAGGTCATCGTCAACCCCGAGGACATCGACTACGACGCGGGCTCGATCGAGACCCGCCGCGGCAACAAGCAGGCCAACATGGTCGCCTCCACGCTGGAGAACTGGGCGATCCGCGACGTCGGCGACCGGCCGCACAAGCTCTTCCTGCACTTCTTCGAGTCCCCCGTGGAGATCCTCGGCGAGGACGGCAGCGTCGTCGGCCTGCGGACCGAGCGCACCGAGCTGGACGGCACCGGCAATGTGAAGGGCACCGGCCAGTTCAAGGACTGGGACGTGCAGAGCGTCTACCGCGCGGTCGGCTACTACTCCCAGGAGCTGCCCAAGCTCCCCTTCGACGTCGCGTCCGGCACGGTTCCGCACGCCGCCGGACGGGTTCTGGCCGGCGGCGAGCCGATGGAGTCGGTGTACGTCACCGGCTGGATCAAGCGGGGCCCGATCGGCCTGATCGGTCACACCAAGGGCGACGCCAACGAAACGGTCGCCTGCCTGCTGGAGGACCACACCACCGGCCGGCTGCCCGCCCCGGCACAGCCCGAGCCGGGGGCCGTGACCGAGTTCCTGGAGTCGCGCGGCGTCCGGTACACCACCCGTGAGGGCTGGTACCGCCTGGACGCGCACGAGCGCGCCCTGGGCGAGCCGCAGGGCCGCGAGCGGGTCAAGGTCGTGGAGCGCGAAGCCATGCTGGACGCCTCGGAGCCCGGCAACTGA
- a CDS encoding SpoIIE family protein phosphatase: protein MDDRVAGALSLPDDWPAHPDLSLALNRMGSFDWDLDSGLMHMEQAALDVFDLRGDEYDNKPTTLGTRVPPDEGVRLDAMVTQALKSGRKNYGAYFRILRRDGTLQWTHTQGFVQRDATGRPRRIIGIVRDATQELADATARHELDEERRRRTSLVDATTAALAHARTVQDVINVLKNSQGLAHLGATSLVMGLIEAGRIHLVADGPEGAFVPGTRYTRTDDQYPMSEVVRTLGPRFIESAEDFADSYPVLWPHISHLGITSAAYLPLIAQARPIGALGLLYSDKNGFTGDERNLLVALGSSIAQSLQRAMLYEQEHDLAEGLQQAMLPRRIPDVPGAQIAVRYRSARLGRDIGGDWYDVIPLPGGRVGTVIGDVQGHDTHAAAVMGQLRIVLRAYAAEGHSPATVMARASVFLHELDTDRFATCTYAEADLTTGVVQVVRAGHVDPLVREADGSCRKLLVDGGLPLGLSAEFGRLEYPVSTVELDPGQTMVLFTDGLVELPGADLDEGMQLLTAMIRNGPADLQRLADRLCESVDERGGEDDVAVLLLRRKAAHAPQPGGRLQQHVGQNDPEALSSARHMIRAAVRAWGAKERADEVELAADELTTNALMHTDGGAIVTIRVLTGPERRLRVDVEDRSSALPRRRDAGDSGVSGRGLMLVDRLADAWGVESRGTGKCVWCEFVIPPRD from the coding sequence ATGGATGATCGGGTAGCGGGTGCCCTGTCACTCCCGGACGACTGGCCCGCCCACCCGGACCTCAGTCTCGCCCTGAACCGTATGGGCAGCTTCGACTGGGACCTGGACAGCGGCCTCATGCACATGGAACAGGCGGCCCTCGACGTGTTCGACCTGAGGGGCGACGAGTACGACAACAAGCCGACGACGCTCGGAACACGGGTGCCGCCGGACGAGGGCGTACGCCTGGACGCCATGGTCACTCAGGCGCTCAAGTCCGGCCGGAAGAACTACGGGGCGTACTTCCGCATTCTGCGGCGTGACGGCACCCTCCAATGGACGCACACCCAGGGTTTCGTCCAGCGCGACGCCACCGGGCGGCCGCGCCGCATCATCGGGATCGTCCGCGACGCCACGCAGGAGCTGGCCGACGCCACCGCCCGCCACGAACTGGACGAGGAGCGGCGGCGGCGGACCAGCCTGGTGGACGCCACCACCGCCGCGCTGGCCCACGCCCGTACGGTCCAGGACGTCATCAACGTGCTCAAGAACTCCCAGGGACTGGCCCATCTGGGGGCGACCAGTCTGGTCATGGGGCTGATCGAGGCCGGGCGCATCCACCTGGTGGCCGACGGACCCGAAGGCGCCTTCGTGCCGGGCACCCGGTACACACGGACGGACGACCAGTACCCGATGAGCGAGGTCGTGCGCACGCTCGGTCCCCGCTTCATCGAGTCCGCCGAGGACTTCGCGGACTCGTATCCGGTCCTGTGGCCCCACATCAGCCATCTGGGCATCACCTCGGCCGCCTATCTGCCGCTGATCGCCCAGGCCCGCCCCATCGGTGCCCTCGGCCTCCTGTACAGCGACAAGAACGGATTCACCGGCGACGAACGCAATCTGCTGGTCGCCCTCGGCAGCTCCATCGCCCAGAGCCTCCAGCGCGCCATGCTGTACGAGCAGGAGCACGACCTCGCCGAGGGCCTCCAGCAGGCGATGCTGCCGCGCCGCATCCCCGACGTGCCGGGAGCGCAGATCGCCGTGCGCTACCGCTCGGCCCGGCTGGGCCGGGACATCGGCGGCGACTGGTACGACGTCATCCCGCTGCCCGGCGGCCGGGTCGGCACGGTCATCGGGGACGTCCAGGGCCACGACACCCACGCCGCCGCCGTCATGGGTCAGCTGCGCATCGTGCTGCGGGCGTACGCGGCCGAGGGGCACAGCCCCGCCACGGTCATGGCGCGGGCCTCCGTCTTCCTGCACGAGCTGGACACCGACCGCTTCGCGACCTGCACCTACGCCGAGGCGGACCTGACCACGGGTGTGGTGCAGGTGGTCCGGGCCGGTCATGTCGACCCCCTGGTGCGCGAAGCCGACGGGAGCTGTCGCAAGCTCCTGGTCGACGGCGGGCTCCCGCTGGGGCTCTCCGCCGAGTTCGGGCGGCTGGAGTACCCGGTCAGCACGGTCGAGCTGGACCCCGGGCAGACCATGGTGCTGTTCACCGACGGCCTGGTGGAGCTGCCGGGCGCCGATCTCGACGAGGGCATGCAGCTGCTCACCGCCATGATCCGGAACGGCCCGGCGGACCTCCAGCGCCTGGCCGACCGGCTCTGCGAATCGGTCGACGAACGCGGCGGCGAGGACGATGTGGCGGTGCTGCTGCTGCGCCGCAAGGCCGCCCACGCCCCGCAGCCGGGGGGCCGGCTCCAGCAGCACGTGGGACAGAACGACCCGGAGGCGCTCAGCTCGGCGCGGCACATGATCCGTGCGGCGGTGCGGGCGTGGGGTGCGAAGGAGCGGGCCGACGAGGTGGAGCTGGCCGCCGACGAGCTGACGACCAACGCCCTGATGCACACCGACGGCGGCGCGATCGTCACGATCCGGGTCCTGACCGGGCCGGAACGGCGTCTGCGCGTCGATGTGGAGGACCGGTCCAGCGCGCTGCCGCGCCGCCGGGACGCGGGCGATTCGGGGGTCTCGGGCCGCGGGCTGATGCTCGTCGACCGGCTGGCGGACGCCTGGGGCGTCGAATCCCGGGGCACCGGCAAGTGCGTCTGGTGCGAGTTCGTCATCCCGCCACGCGACTGA